The genome window GTGCAATCAAAAGCTCCTGAATTTAGCTGGGAAGCAATGGTGAACGGAATTGAGGAACTTTTCAGTAACTTAGTAAGCGATGACAAGAAGTAAATGGCTTTGCGTGTGGACGGTGTTGGTGGCGCTTATCATCGCCGTTCCAGTGGTTTCGCAACCAATCAATGAAACCGACACCAGGGGCCGAAAGCAGGGCGAATGGGTGATGAAAACACCTGAAGGAAAGCTTGTGTACGAAGGTACATTTGTGGATGATAAACCTGTAGGCCTCTTTAAACGCTACTACGAAGATGGTTCCCTCAAGGCCGAAATGGACCACCGTTCGGATGCGGTGGTTTACGCCCGCTTGTTTTATGAGGGAAAGAATCCGGTACTGATGGCCGAAGGAAAGTACCTCAACCAGCAGAAAGACAGCGTTTGGATAAGCTATGACCCCTCGGGTCAGCGAAAGGCCCTGGATACCTACCGGAAAGGAATTCAGGAAGGAAGGGCAGTTGTCTATCACATAAACGGCGAGATAAGCGAGGAGGTGACTTTTGTAAACGACAAACGTCATGGTGAGTGGAAACAATACTACGATACAGGCAGGCTCATGGCGGAAGGAAGGTACGAAAACGGTATGCGGTCGGGCGAGTACAAAAAATACTATCCCAACGGCAGGATGTGGGCTTCCGGTAAATACCAGGATGGTCTGAAGGAAAGTACCTGGCAGTATGGCAACGAGAACGGTACATTGGGGCAAATGGTGGTGTATCGCGCCGGAAAAGAGGTGAAGCAGGTAAGAATGAACGGCACTTTTACCGATTGGTTCGAGGCAGAGCGCCCCAGGAAAATTGAAAATTACAAAAACGGCGAACTGCACGGGTCTTATACGGAATATCACGACAACGGCAGGTGGAAGTACGAAGAAGTGGACAATCGCCGCAGGGGTGGAGACGTTG of Cryomorphaceae bacterium contains these proteins:
- a CDS encoding toxin-antitoxin system YwqK family antitoxin, whose amino-acid sequence is MTRSKWLCVWTVLVALIIAVPVVSQPINETDTRGRKQGEWVMKTPEGKLVYEGTFVDDKPVGLFKRYYEDGSLKAEMDHRSDAVVYARLFYEGKNPVLMAEGKYLNQQKDSVWISYDPSGQRKALDTYRKGIQEGRAVVYHINGEISEEVTFVNDKRHGEWKQYYDTGRLMAEGRYENGMRSGEYKKYYPNGRMWASGKYQDGLKESTWQYGNENGTLGQMVVYRAGKEVKQVRMNGTFTDWFEAERPRKIENYKNGELHGSYTEYHDNGRWKYEEVDNRRRGGDVEMYRVLEGQTIAVKANYKEGKLHGTYEEFDEKGKLLVKKEYVNGELQP